The DNA region CTAGTTCTCCTTGGTCTTCCATGCTATAAAACTGGTTATAGTATTTTTCTATCACTTGAGTAAAGACATCTCGCCATAGTCTTTCTATGCGCTGGTTATGCACATATCTACCAGTTATATGGCTGTATCTGTTTGCTCCGTTGAACAGGTTCATGAAGAGAGCAATCATTAAATTTTCACCTCCAACATCAGATCTTACTCTTGATGGTACACCACACTTCTGACAGGCCTTGACAAAATGCCTCAATACTGTCTTTGCTTTGTTGTTGGTGTCTGTACTAAGAAACACAATCAAACGGCTATAACCATCAATGCCTCCATGTGTTGATATTCCCCATCTGAAATGTAGGAAATATTGAGttatttcaaatgatatatCCCATATACTAGTAAATAATGTATCATGGGGATGTAACAGACAGAAAAATCTCTATCCGACGGTAAGATTTTTGCAGTTCAAACTGAGGGTTTCCCGaagtaacaagaggcccatgggccttaacggtcacctgagatttgaaatatttcagttaatttaattgaccatttttggccccacccatcagcccctaggggtcagtcagtgccaacatgtgcatgccagcaaactgtcatcccatgctgataatgtaaacacgtaagaatgaattccaatcgaaatcaaacaaactacagtcaaaaatgtgatttccctttataaactatagtaaagtttaccccctccccagaggcaaacgtgagacccctgggtcatgaaattcgcATGAGGAcgacaaaaggggattagaataggtcacctgagacttgACTGATTTCTGTCTACGTTACACCCCGCCCCAATAATAGATTATTTTTCTCCTACACTTCACAGAAACTTGAAAATAACACGTTTTTCATTGGAACTATTGAGTATTTCATATGCAACTTGCCTATGGAATGCATTAACAAAGACGTCGTCTGATTGTCTGTGTGACATTATCCGATTGTTTCTTTGACGTTATTGCGCGAGTGAACTGTCTTTACCCCAGGGGGTGCAAGATAGATTCATCTTTTTATGGGTAATCATTGTTTTTCATGACCAAGTCTGGGAGAAATATTGGCCCCCACCATCACTGCACCTAATCTTTGACAGAATTCATTGTTTTCTGTACGATTAATGCCAAACATCTCCTGTGTACACTTTGGTCTCAGTCTCTGGTTTTCAGGAGGTGCGATGTATGCGAGTAGCTATATCTGACCTTAATTAAAAGATATTACCTGATCAACTTCATATGTCCGTCAACATGCCACAAGGAGTTGCTCATCTTGACATGGTTATGTCGTCTGGACACAGTCCTTGCAAAACGTTGAGCCACAGGTATGGGATTCACCCTTTCTATGCTCTTGCGAAGATGCTGTCTTTGAACTAGAGTACCTTTTGCCTGAATTATTCCACTCATCATCTAAAGAAATAAAGACAGTACAGAAGATTAGATTATATAACCCTCTCATATGTACCTATGACAGATAGGGCTATTCCACCCGACGGGGTGACAAAATGGGGTAAAATCTGAGGCTTGCCGAGTATTTAACCCCATTTTGTCAACTCCGAGGGTGGAATAGCCCTGTCTTTCATAGATGCAACTGTATCTTTCTGTCCACAAAGtaattaaatacataaaaatcaAACAGTCGAATGAATATCATGTCATTTTAGTACAGAATATCACACCTGCCCCACTGTCAAAATGCCAAGACATTGAAAGTATTTATTAGGATAATGTATTGTTCCttataaataacaatacttaCAACTGATCCTGCATTTGGAAAGGATGTCTGTGTTTGAGCTACAACACTATCAAGAGCATCGTCTGTTATATTGGAATATTTATCCCTTTGATGAAGACCACAAGCATACAACCGTTTGTAAACAACTTTAGCAGAACATCCAAAGTGCTGAGCCATCTGTTTAGCCGTATAATTCATATTATGAAGCATTTTAAGTTGGTCTTCTTCTATAACAACCTTTGGTCTTCCCCGCATTcctgtaaaacaaatatgactgaatacattgtacatacttAAAACTGATGAAATGGAATGACTCTCATTTTCAGCCTGGtatgaaataaatgtacaaaatttGGCTACTTTCTGAAGGAAAATAATTCATGCAGGATATTTACACAAGATACTAATTAAGTTTGACAAGGACGATAAATACCAAAGGGTTTGGACtgtttattacatcattatgTATGAATTCATCAAGGCAAGGAAACTGgtagaacaagaggcccagagggccagtatcgctcacctggtttcatgagttatgtaacaagaatgatgcttgagtatatttgtcgctggtattgctatgtcaatatatatcataagcattttatatggttacatgtacattggttttattttaatactgaaaattccaaaaagtgcattaatccatgaaatgatattgacttttggcgcgacctcatagggatgctaccacacaaatgtgatatccattgcttagtttcagaaaagaacttgtttagaccaattgaccccttttgaccctgacctctgcccccttgggggtcagctccttcctttatgcaatattgaatccctaccccaataggatgctaccagtcaaaccattgctaagtttcagagaataagttgtttaaatcaatttggccaaattgacccctttaggccccaccccagaggcccccaaggggtcagctccatcacccatagggatgcttttgatcaaatttgttcatattctgatcagcggttatgaagaagaagtcaaataagttaattgttgacggacggacgacggacgccacggtagactatatgttaaatataaacaatgcGCATTGGGTAGTTAGCATTGAATGTATCAGCAATTCGCAAAATTTAAGCATTGGCTTTCCATAGGAATTTGATTAGATGGGAAGTAAATAAAAATGACACTGAGGGGATTTGAGGTAGATTTATTATGAAGATCACTTATTGATTTGGATATTTGCCACCATTTTCTTGGGagtatttttatttaatagAGAATTTTGCATCTTTGTCAAATAATCAGATTTTGCTTCACGGATTAAGTCAATAACTTCATTACGAGAGTTTCTTAACTTAAGCCAATCACTTTCCTTGTTAGTGTTTCTAGCTCTTTTATGAATTCTACTTTTCTTTCTAATCTATTTCTAATCAAGCTATTCATCCAAGGTTTGTCATTTGGGGGTATTCTTATCTTTTTTGAAGGAATGTGAGTTTCAGTTAATGTTCtgatattgtttaatattttatcattaattacaTCTACATCATTATCGTTTCCAATTATTGTTTCCCAATCTAAGGAAGAACATTAGGTCCCAATTTGcttcattatatttatagataattcTTTCAAAGGACCgttctttaaatattttaaaacatagaTGAAGAACTATTGGACAATGCGTAAAGGTGGTAAAACTTCAGTATTCTGCATCATATTCAAGTtattaacacaaaatatatcaatacatgttGAGTATGTACTAGTAATTCTGGTTGGTGATTGATTAACATTATCAAGTTGATATTTAGTAAGAATTCTAGAGATATAACAGTTTGGTAGTATGTTAAGCATGTGTTGGTTAATGTCGCCGGTTATTATTAAATGGTGTTTGTATTGGTTAGGTTGTCTAATAGATTATAAAATTTCTGCCAATATTCTCCATGTTCCATTTGCGGAGAAGTTCGCTGTGTTTGGGATGCTGGTGGCAATCATTTCAGGAAGTTCGACTCGAGTCGACTCTTTTGACGACTCCTCGACTGATGCTGGTAGAATCTATCGGATCGCCGATTTCCGTATCTATGCCGTAAACCACGCACATGTCGTAAAGTTTAAAAACAACGTCCAATTCGTAAAACATACTGGTTTTTATTAGATAATTTCCCGATGTGCATGCTTAAAAGGTAGACATTGTTACaatattgttaatttattttcagtttctcAATTCTTGACTTCAAGCATCAGAGCCATACCACTGACGACAACTGACACGATTGTTTCATTGGTTGCGCACAACAGATGCGCGGAACGTGTGGCCATCCTAAGAGGTCACCTTCACAAACTCCATTTTTCTTCCTATGATAAACACATAATTAACTTATTAGTTAGCAGAGGTCCAGTGAGAGTAGAATCTATTtatttacgttttttttttttttaaatttcatttcaaatgtattcagtttctaaaCAACTTACCATTAGAGTCTCTCGACGGAGCAAATGAATGTTCACCATTCATCATTTCCGCTTTCATGCTTATCTGGTCTATAAGCGCTGTCAACGTTGATTCAACATTATCGAAGTTGTTTGCGCTCAGTTGACCTCTAATTAAACGAAGCGACCGCAATGAGTGCTTCAAGTCGCACAAAATCTTAGTGGTGTCCACATCATTAGTATTAAAACAACGCTGTGCAAGGATGATAATGTCTTGCACATTTTTCAGAATGTCGTCCTTTGCTCGATTTTCCATTTTGAATGACTATATATTCACTGCGACATGTTACACATGATGAAATTGGGGAGCATACAGTTTTCCAAattttttaagtgatatcactcattcgaataggtgatatcacttaatgaaacgaataggtgatatcaccaattcgaataggtgatatcacttaagaatatcTTAatctattcgaatgagtgatatcacctattcgaattggtgatatcacctattcgtttcattaagtgatatcacctattcgaatgggtgatatcacctattcgaatgggtgatatcacctattcgaataggtgatatcacgtatttgaaaaatgaattggtgatatcactgattgaataggtgatatcacctattcgaataggtggtatcaccaaatgggaataaatagtaaaacggcgccccatagttACTTAGTGCTCAGCATAGTAGGAGTGGGACGATGGTTCCCCCGTTTTCAGTATACTGAGACCGCGTATGGTGTTTTCGGCAGTGTTCCTCAGTGAGGTCAAcattttacacacaaataacaGCACAGCTATGATTTCACGTGTCCGTTATACggaatttttaacaactttacggacaaaaataagtgtcGGCTGTCCGCATTAAGAAGGTGTtcgctatatacatgatatttatatagtgattttcattgggaATTcggccctgcaggtagggcataagaattgtacctgctgccccattgcatgatcggaagaggcgactaaacttgggatcttatcttttctcttctttcttaacaactttcttcttcataatgtcttccttgacaatgcctcacttttggcctttagttgagcgttcgccgctgtgaggaaggctttgggttctgtcccctagccgagacatactagagtctttaaaaatggtagttgctgctcctgcttagcgctcagcatattgggagtttaatgtgaccgggtgggtgtgctgctggttgtcttcggtagtatgcttcagtgagatagcactatacatcggcaaaagttccggcctatcacaaggagacttaacactaacataccgcagcctcccaaaacacacatacgcactcaccacacgcatacatgtcgctagtccgaattttctgacgatcttactatgTAGACGTCAGAACTCCTTACGTGCAGAAAACGAGCATTTTTTCCGACCCACCCTTAGGTCGGCGTTTAGACAGCATTTTCTCCTTTTTCCATCAACCTGACGCATGCAAGGTGTATATCAATTAAAAGgtaagatattattttattacctTACATAGATATTTAACTCTATAATGATCTTTCAATTGATATATCCATACGCATTCTCGTCCATTCCGATTTCAGTACAGTTTTTTGAAAATGGCCGCCATCGCCAGGACACCAGGTCTCGCGAGATTTCAATGTGATCAACTTATTTATAAATCAGCAAAAGGGGTTTTCCTGTAACTTAAAATAACACTTTCGGTTCTTGTCATCTGTGCGCTTGCACATTGTTGACAAGTTGTCAAGATGGCAAAATCCGGTGTTCGTTCTGCCGAGATTGCGGAACTCGCCGACGAAATCTTGGCCGAGAAAAATTTTAACTTTTCACTGAAAAGTGAGCAGTTGAAAGTCATTTCTACCTTGATTAGTGGTCAGGATGTGTTTGCCATTTTCCCAACTGGTTTTGGGAAAAGTATATGCTATACCTTGGTTCCTCTTATTCTTGACCGGGTgcgtattttttttatttatttatttttttttttgtcatagtAATCGTAGAGCTAGACAGTCTAAGAAAAGTAAAGTTCTGGACTTGCCTAGAATTGATACACAATCTTTTTGAGTTATTCTATGTCTACTATACAGCTGAATTAACTATAtgtgtgtatacaggtaaatcaatgTGTACCACACTGAAAATCATtgatttcattcaaatttgGGTCTTAAT from Pecten maximus unplaced genomic scaffold, xPecMax1.1, whole genome shotgun sequence includes:
- the LOC117318741 gene encoding uncharacterized protein LOC117318741, whose product is MYNVFSHICFTGMRGRPKVVIEEDQLKMLHNMNYTAKQMAQHFGCSAKVVYKRLYACGLHQRDKYSNITDDALDSVVAQTQTSFPNAGSVMMSGIIQAKGTLVQRQHLRKSIERVNPIPVAQRFARTVSRRHNHVKMSNSLWHVDGHMKLIRWGISTHGGIDGYSRLIVFLSTDTNNKAKTVLRHFVKACQKCGVPSRVRSDVGGENLMIALFMNLFNGANRYSHITGRYVHNQRIERLWRDVFTQVIEKYYNQFYSMEDQGELDIDNTLHLLALKFAFVPDINGTITRSQQPTICLLINFG